From one Coriobacteriia bacterium genomic stretch:
- a CDS encoding 50S ribosome-binding GTPase has translation MALPIVAVVGRPNVGKSTFVNRITQTADAIVHEARGVTRDRSYHHADWNGVDFMMIDTGGIESGKTADEFQSSIRQQAFMAAEEADAIVFLVDGKVGMTPEDAEVARILLRAGRPTFLAVNKMDTPGRDDEMHEFWALGLGQPWPVSATHGHGTGDILDEIVKALPDVEPEEETDTIDIAIIGRPNAGKSSLLNKLAGKERAIVSDVAGTTRDAIDTSVVRGETT, from the coding sequence ATGGCGCTACCTATCGTCGCTGTCGTCGGCCGTCCTAACGTGGGCAAGTCGACGTTCGTAAACCGGATCACGCAGACCGCCGACGCCATCGTGCACGAGGCGCGCGGCGTGACGCGCGACCGGAGCTACCACCACGCGGACTGGAACGGCGTCGACTTCATGATGATCGACACCGGCGGCATTGAGTCGGGCAAGACCGCCGATGAGTTCCAGTCCTCCATTCGTCAGCAGGCCTTCATGGCGGCCGAGGAGGCCGACGCGATCGTGTTCCTGGTCGACGGCAAGGTGGGCATGACGCCCGAGGACGCCGAAGTCGCGCGCATCCTGCTTCGCGCAGGTCGCCCCACGTTCTTGGCGGTCAACAAGATGGACACCCCCGGCCGAGACGACGAGATGCACGAGTTCTGGGCTTTGGGCTTGGGACAGCCGTGGCCCGTCTCGGCGACCCACGGGCACGGAACCGGTGACATCCTCGACGAGATCGTCAAGGCACTTCCTGATGTTGAGCCCGAGGAGGAGACCGACACGATCGACATCGCGATCATCGGTCGCCCCAACGCAGGCAAATCCTCGCTGCTCAACAAGCTTGCAGGCAAGGAGCGCGCTATCGTCTCGGACGTGGCGGGTACCACGCGCGACGCCATAGACACGTCTGTCGTTCGTGGAGAGACGAC
- a CDS encoding DUF512 domain-containing protein, with product MAPRASYGASVPPVLGGGALAAVEPASPAARAGLRAGDVVVSADGQMLRDILDWQWASDGATVEVARRRGETVDTLTLTRDPGEAWGLDFAEAVFDGVRTCRNRCAFCFMTQLPKGLRRALYLRDDDYRLSFLQGNFVTLTNLSDADVERIAEQRLSPLYVSLHAIDPALRTELVCAREDRALERLDELLADGIDFHVQIVLVPGINDGDVLEHSLTWLAEREGILSVGVVPLGFTAHQERFSASYGDVAAAGAIIDQIEPWQSAFRERDGVTWVYLADEFYLNAQRDVPPAEHYDGFPQYENGIGLVRSFLDETAEMLPPLRAAVQAVPRTLRLGFVTGELFAPVLQRLFYRLSAGQHVEVLASENHFFGGNVSVTGLLTAADILPTIASATECDVVFVPSIAVNADGLMLDDVPVVELGMRSGRDVRLLSCTAGGLVAALEGLAANPPTTHKE from the coding sequence GTGGCGCCACGCGCCTCATACGGCGCTTCCGTCCCGCCGGTGCTCGGCGGGGGAGCGCTTGCGGCGGTCGAGCCGGCCAGTCCAGCTGCGCGCGCCGGCCTCAGAGCAGGCGACGTTGTCGTTTCTGCCGACGGGCAGATGCTGCGCGACATTCTCGACTGGCAGTGGGCCAGCGACGGCGCCACGGTCGAGGTTGCGCGACGCCGCGGAGAGACAGTGGATACCCTCACTCTGACGCGCGACCCGGGCGAGGCCTGGGGTCTGGACTTCGCCGAGGCGGTCTTCGACGGTGTCCGCACCTGTCGCAATCGCTGCGCGTTTTGCTTCATGACGCAGCTTCCGAAGGGCTTGCGTCGCGCTCTATACCTGCGCGACGACGACTACCGGCTGTCGTTTCTGCAGGGCAACTTCGTGACGCTCACAAACCTCTCGGATGCTGACGTCGAGCGTATCGCCGAGCAACGCCTCTCGCCGCTGTACGTGTCGCTGCACGCCATCGACCCGGCGTTGCGCACCGAACTCGTCTGCGCCCGAGAGGATCGTGCGCTGGAGCGCCTCGACGAGTTACTGGCGGACGGCATCGACTTCCACGTGCAGATCGTGCTCGTGCCCGGCATCAACGACGGCGACGTATTGGAGCACTCCCTGACGTGGCTGGCCGAGCGCGAGGGCATTCTCTCAGTCGGGGTCGTGCCGCTGGGTTTCACCGCGCATCAGGAGCGGTTCTCGGCGTCGTATGGAGACGTCGCAGCGGCTGGCGCGATCATCGACCAGATCGAGCCGTGGCAATCTGCGTTTCGCGAACGCGACGGCGTGACGTGGGTCTACCTCGCCGATGAGTTCTACCTCAACGCGCAGCGCGACGTCCCACCAGCCGAGCACTACGACGGATTCCCGCAGTACGAGAACGGTATCGGCCTCGTGCGCTCGTTCCTCGACGAGACGGCCGAGATGCTGCCGCCCCTACGCGCTGCCGTGCAAGCAGTGCCACGGACTCTTCGATTGGGATTCGTGACGGGTGAACTCTTCGCGCCTGTCCTGCAGCGGTTGTTCTATCGCCTGTCGGCCGGTCAGCACGTTGAAGTCCTCGCGAGTGAGAATCACTTCTTCGGCGGCAACGTCAGTGTGACGGGCCTGCTGACGGCGGCCGATATTCTGCCCACGATCGCCTCGGCAACCGAGTGCGACGTAGTGTTCGTTCCTTCCATCGCTGTCAACGCCGATGGACTGATGCTCGACGATGTTCCCGTTGTCGAGCTGGGTATGCGCTCAGGTAGGGACGTGCGTCTGTTATCCTGTACCGCTGGCGGACTGGTCGCTGCGCTCGAAGGGCTTGCTGCGAACCCGCCCACTACCCATAAGGAGTGA
- a CDS encoding 4-hydroxy-3-methylbut-2-enyl diphosphate reductase codes for MRVEVAKHAGICYGVERALRLAEEASQSGSEVHTLGPLIHNPQAVAALRERGVEVATALDEVGGGTLVIRSHGVEPVIIEQARERGLNVVDATCPHVSKAHEAAAELSREGYIVVIVGEADHPEVEGILAHAGGEAIVVSSASELPARLGGRRIGIVVQTTQSARRLSEVVEAILPRASELRVFNTICSATVKRQESAEELAETVDVMVIVGGHNSGNTTRLVQICAEVNPRVHHVETPDDLDPAWFEGAESVGVTAGASTPDEQMQAVIRAIEAMA; via the coding sequence ATGCGAGTCGAAGTCGCGAAGCACGCTGGCATCTGCTACGGAGTCGAGCGTGCGCTGCGCCTCGCCGAGGAGGCCTCCCAGAGTGGCTCGGAGGTGCACACCTTGGGTCCGCTCATCCACAACCCGCAGGCCGTCGCCGCGCTACGCGAGCGTGGAGTCGAGGTCGCGACCGCGCTCGACGAGGTGGGCGGCGGTACGCTCGTCATCCGGAGCCACGGCGTCGAGCCCGTCATCATCGAGCAAGCGCGCGAACGCGGGCTGAACGTGGTCGATGCGACGTGCCCTCACGTGAGCAAGGCCCACGAGGCCGCCGCCGAGCTGAGCCGCGAGGGCTACATCGTGGTCATCGTCGGAGAGGCCGACCATCCCGAGGTCGAGGGCATACTCGCGCACGCTGGCGGCGAGGCGATCGTGGTGTCCTCGGCGTCCGAGCTGCCTGCCAGGCTTGGCGGCCGGCGCATCGGCATCGTCGTTCAGACCACGCAGTCGGCTCGGCGCCTGTCCGAGGTAGTCGAGGCGATTCTGCCGCGGGCAAGTGAGCTGCGAGTCTTCAACACCATCTGCTCGGCGACGGTCAAGCGCCAGGAGTCTGCCGAGGAGCTCGCGGAGACGGTGGACGTCATGGTCATCGTGGGCGGTCACAACTCCGGCAACACCACTCGGCTCGTGCAGATCTGCGCCGAGGTCAATCCCCGCGTGCATCACGTCGAGACGCCAGACGACCTCGATCCGGCTTGGTTCGAGGGCGCCGAAAGCGTCGGCGTCACCGCTGGCGCATCCACGCCAGACGAGCAGATGCAGGCCGTGATTCGTGCCATCGAAGCGATGGCCTGA
- a CDS encoding lysophospholipid acyltransferase family protein, protein MSAPPLATPASGEGSVPWRLAHVLRATLAKVILVLYRTRFIGVENVPRDGGYVLAGNHVSYLDPVLLWCGVPKPTHFIARQDLFEAPVLRWLLPRVWTIPIKRATADREAIGRATALLKHGEPVGIFPEGTRQAGGVGAELGEAHSGVAFIATRADAPVVPVGISGTERALPRGAWFPRFPRVTISYGEPVRAEDFAELGRKERLDAMTAEIMRRIAEQRAVAEKG, encoded by the coding sequence GTGAGCGCGCCGCCACTTGCCACGCCCGCCAGCGGCGAAGGCTCCGTACCTTGGCGACTTGCGCATGTCCTGCGCGCGACCCTCGCCAAGGTCATCCTGGTTCTGTACCGCACGCGCTTCATCGGCGTAGAGAACGTTCCGCGCGACGGCGGCTACGTCCTGGCTGGCAATCACGTGAGCTACCTCGATCCCGTGCTTTTGTGGTGCGGTGTGCCGAAACCTACCCACTTCATCGCACGCCAGGACTTGTTTGAGGCACCCGTCCTCAGGTGGTTGCTCCCGCGCGTCTGGACCATCCCCATCAAGCGCGCCACAGCCGACCGCGAGGCAATCGGGCGGGCGACGGCGCTGCTCAAGCACGGCGAGCCGGTCGGCATCTTTCCCGAGGGTACGCGCCAGGCCGGCGGAGTCGGAGCCGAGCTCGGTGAGGCCCACTCGGGTGTTGCGTTCATCGCAACGCGTGCCGATGCGCCCGTAGTACCCGTGGGCATATCCGGCACGGAGCGTGCACTGCCCAGGGGCGCATGGTTTCCGCGCTTCCCCCGCGTCACAATCAGCTACGGCGAGCCCGTGCGCGCCGAGGACTTTGCCGAACTGGGCCGCAAGGAGCGTCTGGACGCCATGACCGCCGAGATCATGCGTCGAATCGCCGAGCAGCGGGCAGTTGCCGAGAAGGGATGA
- the cmk gene encoding (d)CMP kinase — translation MIIAIDGPAGSGKSSVAKVVAARLGFHYLDTGAMYRAVASRALAHGISLSDESAVAAIAQDDPIEFGHDPGDPMPSRVFIAGQDVTDAIRTPEVDDAVSPVAKLALVRSAMVQQQRHIASHSNIVVEGRDIGTVVFPDAQLKVFLTASAQERARRRAAQQSAGGHVVDAAAVHAAILRRDEIDSTRAHSPLAAAPDAVLLDTTTLTFDEVVERIVELAQERRV, via the coding sequence ATGATCATCGCCATCGATGGGCCAGCAGGCTCAGGTAAGTCCTCGGTCGCCAAGGTCGTTGCGGCGCGATTGGGCTTCCACTATCTCGACACTGGCGCCATGTATCGGGCGGTTGCGAGTCGGGCTCTGGCCCATGGCATCTCGCTTTCCGATGAGTCGGCGGTGGCGGCGATTGCGCAGGATGACCCGATCGAGTTCGGCCACGACCCGGGCGACCCGATGCCGTCGCGCGTATTCATCGCCGGTCAGGATGTCACCGACGCGATTCGCACGCCCGAGGTCGACGACGCGGTAAGTCCGGTCGCCAAACTCGCGCTGGTTCGCTCGGCCATGGTGCAGCAGCAGCGGCACATTGCCAGCCACAGCAATATCGTGGTTGAGGGTCGCGACATCGGGACTGTTGTCTTCCCGGACGCTCAGCTGAAGGTGTTTCTGACCGCCAGCGCGCAAGAACGCGCGCGCCGCAGGGCCGCGCAGCAGTCAGCAGGCGGCCACGTGGTCGACGCGGCTGCCGTGCACGCGGCGATTCTCAGGCGCGACGAGATCGACTCCACGCGCGCACACTCGCCGCTTGCCGCGGCTCCCGACGCGGTGCTTCTCGACACGACCACGCTCACCTTCGACGAGGTCGTCGAGCGCATCGTCGAGCTTGCTCAGGAGCGTCGCGTGTGA
- the aroA gene encoding 3-phosphoshikimate 1-carboxyvinyltransferase, with translation MTEFGPGSGPLVGTIHVPGDKSLSHRAVLFSAMARGTTRLSGVLDSADVRSTVGAVRTLGAHVELAEQPDGSLAGSVQGWGDSCPAAWEPVVDCGNSGTTARLLMGVLASWPIKVTLIGDESLSKRPMRRVTEPLTKMGAHFVTADGDTLPITVEGCARLAALDYDSPVASAQVKSAILIAGLHANGITRVTEPALSRNHTERLLPAYGVRVDTDAERCAASVEGPVSLDAAGEISVPRDPSSAAFLTVAALLVPGSKVVLPGVSLNETRTGFLRVLERMGADLEVVPWPETGAERVGEVVAKHTPVLRPTVVTAAEIPAVIDEIPILALAAAAAAGETRFEGVGELRVKESDRLAAIVDGLTALGASARAEGDTLVVSGPTTFMGAHLDSLGDHRLAMTWAVAGLVASQPVDIDRFDAVAVSYPRFAADLEQLARPTA, from the coding sequence TTCTCCGCGATGGCTCGCGGAACCACGCGCCTCAGCGGCGTGCTCGACTCGGCCGACGTGCGCTCGACGGTCGGGGCCGTGCGCACGCTAGGCGCTCACGTCGAACTCGCCGAGCAGCCGGACGGTTCGCTGGCCGGCTCGGTCCAGGGATGGGGCGACTCGTGCCCGGCAGCGTGGGAGCCGGTGGTGGACTGCGGCAACAGCGGGACTACAGCGCGTCTTCTCATGGGCGTGCTCGCAAGCTGGCCGATCAAAGTGACCCTGATTGGAGACGAGTCGCTCTCAAAGCGTCCCATGCGCCGAGTAACCGAGCCGCTCACCAAGATGGGAGCGCACTTTGTCACCGCCGATGGTGACACGCTGCCAATCACCGTGGAGGGATGCGCGCGCCTTGCGGCACTCGACTACGACTCCCCGGTGGCATCGGCGCAGGTCAAGAGTGCCATCCTGATTGCCGGCCTCCACGCCAACGGCATCACCCGCGTCACCGAGCCCGCGCTCTCGCGCAACCACACCGAACGCCTGCTGCCCGCATACGGCGTGCGGGTCGACACAGACGCCGAGCGTTGCGCGGCGTCCGTTGAGGGCCCAGTCTCGCTCGACGCTGCGGGTGAGATCTCGGTGCCACGGGATCCCTCCTCGGCTGCTTTCCTGACCGTCGCCGCGCTTCTGGTGCCCGGCAGCAAGGTCGTCTTGCCGGGGGTCTCGCTCAACGAAACCCGCACGGGCTTTCTGCGCGTGCTGGAGCGCATGGGGGCGGACCTCGAGGTCGTTCCGTGGCCCGAGACCGGCGCGGAGCGCGTGGGGGAGGTCGTCGCAAAGCACACGCCGGTGCTGCGGCCAACCGTCGTAACGGCCGCCGAGATACCGGCGGTGATCGATGAGATCCCGATTCTGGCGCTGGCCGCTGCCGCGGCGGCGGGGGAGACGCGCTTTGAGGGGGTTGGCGAGCTGCGAGTCAAGGAGTCCGATCGGCTCGCGGCAATCGTTGACGGGCTGACTGCGTTGGGGGCTTCGGCCCGAGCCGAGGGCGACACGCTCGTAGTGTCGGGTCCGACCACGTTCATGGGCGCGCACCTGGACTCTCTCGGCGACCATCGGCTCGCAATGACATGGGCGGTAGCCGGGCTGGTCGCTTCCCAGCCTGTGGACATCGACCGCTTCGACGCCGTCGCGGTAAGCTACCCGCGCTTCGCCGCAGACCTCGAACAGCTGGCTCGCCCGACCGCGTAG